A window of Acidimicrobiales bacterium genomic DNA:
GGACGGGGACCCTGATCTCCTCCAGCCGGAACCCCCAGTCTCTCGAGAACACCTGGAAGTCCTGGGCCGATGCCTTGGCACTGGTAGCCGCCGCCCGCCGGGCCTCCTGGAGGAACATGTGGCGCACCTCTGGGCGACTGACGATCTCGGCGTCGGGGCCGGGCATCTGCTTGGTCATCATCCGCAATGTCGACTCGGGCCAACGCCGTTGTACACGCGTCATCAGCCCGAAGACGGCTTCGAGCGGCCAGGTGGACCGCCGGCCCATCTTGGTGATGAGTACGTTGGCCCGCATCATCCCTTCCTCCGCTCCGGGTGCGGCCAGTGGGCTCACGCCGCTCAGCACCCCGGCCACAGCCACCCGATCGGGCATGAGGGCAGCGCACGCCAGGGAGTGTGGCCCTCCTCCGGAGATGCCGACGACCCCGAATCGCTCGATCCCGAGGTGATCGGCCAACTCCCGGACGTCGTCCGGCCACTCCGCCAACGTACGGCCCGGCTTGTAGGTGCTGTGGCCGTATCCCGGGCGGTCGACCGAGATCAGCCTGACCCCCGCCATCCGCACCGGCTGCTCGTCGACGACGAGCTGGAACCGGCTTCCGGGCGTTCCGTGGAATCCGAGGACGGGCTTGCCCGCTGGATCGCCCAACTCGAGCCACGCCAGCTCGCGCCCGTCGGACAGGTCCATGACCCTGGTGTCCTGCACGACGCCCGAACCTACTCCGGTCGCCTGCCTCGTAGACCGGTGACGCTCACGACCGGGCCCGGGCGCTGGCGTGGTCGGGATAGCCCGGACGTCGACGATCTGGGCGTCGTCGACCGTGAAGACCTGGTAGATGTGCTGCGGGGCCGCTGGGCGGGCACCCTCGGCTCGCAACGACACCGAGAGCTCGAGCACCACGGAGTCGTCGTCGACCTCCACACTCTGCACCGTGGGCATGGTCCCGTCCGCGAGCAACCCGCGGTACGACCAGCTGGGCGGCGGCCAATCCGATCCGATCCAGGCGTGGCGACGGGTGATGCCGGGCGAAGCGCTCGGCCGCCTCCGGGCCACCCCGGCGGGCCGCATCCCGCAGCTCCTTGGCCTGGCGGCGCAGCTGGCCCAGGTCGGGCCGTTCGGGAAGCGAAGTGGACATCGGCGTCTCCCTCCCACGGCTCCGGTCCGCAGATCAGGCCGAGGAAGAGGCCACAGCCTTCCGACCTGGTGCTCGGAGGTGGACTCCGTCCTTCCCGCGGACCCGGTGGCGCCCGTGCGAGTCGGCGCCGACGACGAACACTTCCGCCAGGGTCGAGGTCATGCGCACCACCTGAAATCGGAGGGGATGGGAGCCGGCGTCACCGGGATCAACTGCCGATCACAGCCGGTACAGCTTGGCGGCGTTGTCTCCCATGATCTTCCGGGCGCTCGACGGTCGCAGCGTTGCCATCTTCTCCGCCACGTAGCCGAGCGGGTCGGGATACAGGCAGGTGGGGTGGGGGAAGTCCGTCTCGAAGAGGATGTTGTCCTCCCCCACCTTGTCCACCAGGCCCTGGACGTCCCCCTGGGCCCGCTCGAACCAGAAGGTGGCGTACCAGTGCTCCGCGAAGTACTCCGAGGGCTTGCGCTTGAGCTGGCGGAACTGCTCCGGAGCGTTCTCCTCCAACTCGTAGTCCATGGTCTCGAGGATGAACGGCACCCAGCCGATCCCACTCTCGACCGACACCAGCTTGAGCCCGGGATGACGGTCCAGTAGGCCACTGAAGATGATGTTGATCACGACCCGGGCGTTGTTGATGAACAGCATCGATCCGCCCACAGCCGGCTTCACGTACTCGTGCTGGGACTCCCAGAAGTAGTTGCCGTAGAACGTCATGGCCGTATGGCTGGCCCCGATATGGAAGTGCACGGGCAGATGGAGGGCATCGCAGGCCTGCCAGAAGGGGTCCCACGCCGGGTTGGCCAGATCGGGTGCCCCCAGGTCCTGGGGATCGGAGGTCATGTTGACGCCGCGCATCCCCAACCCGGCCACCCGCTCGGCTTCCTTCACGCACGCGCCCACGTCCCACGCCGGCATGACGGGCATCGGCAGAAAACGGTTCCCGGACTCCGCCTGCATGTCGGCCATGGCGTCGTTGTAGATCTCGATGCACATCTGGCGCAGGACCGGGTCAATGACGCCGCTCGAGAGGTCCTGGCCGCCGAGCCCGATGGTGTTGGGGAAGATCACCTGGGCGTGGATGCCGCACTGATCCATCACCTCGAGGCGGTCCTTGGCGTTCCAAGCACCCGGGTGGACCAGCTCGATGGGCCATTCGAGCGACTCGACGAACGGGGACTTTCCACCCTCCGGGTCCACGACGCCGCCGCCGCCTGCGAACTTGAGCACGGTCCCGTCGACCACCCAGTTCGGCTGTCCGTCGACCTGCTCGACATGGGGCACGCGGTCCTTGTAGGCGGCGGGAGCGCGGCTGGTCCACAGGTCGTGCCGCTCGGTCATGTGGGTATCGGCGTCGACCACCCGCACGTCTTCCAGCCAGGTCGCCCTCGTAGCCATGCCGGCACCCCTCCCTGCCCCGCGGTCCACCCTGTGTCGGGCCAGCGTAGCCAGCCGGGGCTCGGGACGGCCTGGGTAACCTCCCGCCGCAGCAAGGGGGGAAGATGCAACTGCGCCTGCCGGCGTCGAATCAGAACGTGGCCGCGGTGTTCGGCGCCCTCCTGCTCGCGCAGATCCTGTCGGGGCTCGACACGATCATCCTGGTGACCGCCCTGCCCACGATCGTCGGGGACCTGGGAGGCCTCAAGGACCTGTCCTGGGTGATCACCATCTACCTGCTCACGTCGACGGCTGTGGCCCCGTTGGCCGGGAAGCTGTCCGACATGATGGGCCGCAAGGCCCTCTTCCAGCTCTCGCTGGTCGTGTTCCTGGTCGGCTCCGCCCTCTCCGGTCAGTCCCGGTCGCTGCTGGAGCTGATCCTGTTCCGGGGCATCCAGGGGATCGGCGGAGGGGGCCTGGGGGTGCTGGGCCGGACCATCGTGGCCGACATCGTTCCGGGGCGGCAGTTGGGGCGGCTCCAGGGGATCCTGACGTCGAGCTTCGCCATCTCGAGTGTGGCCGGACCGCTGGTCGGCGGCCTGCTGGTGGACCACGCCTCCTGGCGTTGGATCTTCTACATCAACATGCCTATCGGCATTCTGGCCCTGGTGGTGGTCGGCGTGACCCTGGACCTCCCCCGCAACCCGCGGCGAGTCCAGGTCGACTACGCCGGCTCGGTGCTGATGACGGCGTCGATGTCCTGTCTGCTCCTGGCCACCACGTGGGCGGGGATCCGCTTCGGGTGGGGGTCGGCTCCGATCGTCGGCTTGCTGGCCGGGGGGTGCGCCCTGGCGGCCGCCTTCGTCCTGGTCGAGGCCCGCACCGGAGAAGCCGTCCTGCCGGTGCACCTGTTCAGGAACCGGGTCTTCGCGGTGGCCTCGGCGTCCGGGTTGGTCCTCGGGATGGCCATGTTCGGGCCGTGGACCGTCATGCCGATCTTCCTCCAGGTGGTCACGGGGGCAAGCGCCACCAACTCGGGAGTGCTCCTACTGCCCCTCCTGATCTCGTTCACCGTCTCGTCGGTGGCCACCGGTTTTCTGATCACCCGGTACGGCCGTTACCGCGTGTTCCCCATTGCCGGCACCGCCCTGATGGTCGTCGGGCTCACGCTGTACACGCGGATGGGGATCTCGACCTCCCGGTTGGAGGCGTCCGTCTACATGCTGGTGGTAGGCGTCGGGATCGGGCTCATGCTCGAGGTCCTGACGATCGCCGTTCAGAACTCCATCCACCCTCGGGACCTCGGGGCCGCCACCGCCGGAGTCGGGCTGTTCAACTCGCTCGGCGGGGCGTTCGGTACGGCGGTCTACCTGTCGATCCTCAACGGGGCCATGGCCCACTGGCTTCCCCGGCTCGTCCCCCGGTCGGTCCACCTGGCCGCGGGAGTGCTCCAGGGCAGCCCCACGGGGATCCGGGCCCTGGCCCCGGGCGTGCGCCACGGGGTGGTCGAGGCCTTTGCCCGGTCCCTCCACACCGTGTTCGTCTGGGTGGTTCCGCTGGGAGTGGTGGGCCTGTTGATGGTGATCTTCCTCCCTGAGGTCCCGCTCCGGGAGCAGTCCGCCTCGGAGCTGCTGGCGGCGGAGGGGGCCGGGATCGACGGTCTGCATCCCGACACGAGATCGGCCTGATCGGGCCGGGCGGCGGGGATCAGCCGGGAACGGCGCGGTCCGCCCACTCCAGCAGCTGAGGTACCAGGAGGGGCCAGCGGATGAACAGCGAATCCCCCGACGCTCCTCGCTCGTTCCATTCGTTGTCCCCCCAGGGGGGTTCGACCAGCTGGGCCGTCGGTACGGCGGCGGCTACCGCCTCGGAGGTGGCCCGCGTGTGGTGGACGTCGGTGGTGCCACTGCGGAACACCAGAGTCGGTACCGCGATCCCACCGGCGGCCGACTTGGCCAGGCCCGGAACCACCTCGTCCGGGCGGGGGTAGTAGACGAGCATCCACCGTTCCAGCGTGGCGATGAACTCTCGTGGATCCTGCTCCAGAAGACGCTGGCGGTTGCCCGGATTGCGCTCGATGACCTCCTGCCACTCGGGCAGGTCCACGACCGCCTCCATCCCCTTCTGCCAGGCCGTGGCGATCGAGTTCCCGCAGTAGTGGACTCCCAGGCTCATCAGCCCGAAGGGCCCACCGCTGATCCACCACACCGCCAGTCCGCTCGCCACCTCGGGATGGCGGGCCCCGGCCAGGAGCGACACTCGGGAACCACCCGACCCCCCGATCACCACCGCCGGGGCCAGGCCCAGCTGGCGCAGCAGGCCGGCCAGGGCGTCGGCCTGGACATCGGACTCCGAGGCCCCCGTGACGCAGATGTCGGAGGCGCCACAGTTGGGCCGGTCCCAGATGACCACCTGCCTGCCGTGCTCCGCCAGGGCCTGGGCCATCTCCCGCACCCCGGGGTAGTCCTTGCTGAACCGGCCCCCAGGCGTGATCACCCAGGGCTGCCCGGCGTCGCCGATCACCTCGTAGGCGATGGAAAGGCCGTCCACCCGTGCCACCGGCATGCCTACCTCCTTACCGAGTCTGGGGAAATCCGAGATCGATGGCGCTGGTCGACGGATCGGGCCAGCGCGACGTCACAACCTTGGGCCGGGTGTAGAAACGCACGCCTTCGGGGCCGTACATGCTGATGTCACCGAAGAGTGACGCCTTCCACCCCCCGAAGGAGTGGAAGCCGACCGGGACCGGGATGGGGACGTTGATCCCGACCATCCCGACCTCGACGTCGACCTCGAACCGCCGGGCCACGCCTCCATCGCGGGTGAACAGGGCCACCCCGTTGCCATACGGGTTGGAGTTCACGAGGGACACCGCCTCGTCGTACGTGCCCACCCGGACGACGCCGAGCACCGGCCCGAAGACCTCGTCGTCGTAGACCTTCATGCCCGGCCTCACCTCGTCCAGTAGGGAGCACCCGAGGAAGAACCCGTCGGCCCGCCCCTGGCGCCCGTCCACCACTATGCGGGCGCCCTCGGACTCCGCCCCGTCAACGTACGACCGCACCCGCTCGCGGTGCTCACCGCTGATGAGCGGACCCATCTGCGAGTCCGGATCGGTGCCCGGCCCGACCACCACCGAGGGGATGCGCGAAGCGATGGCCTCGACGAGAGGGTCGGCAGCCGCCCCGACCGCGACCACGGCGGAGATCGCCATGCAGCGTTCCCCCGCCGATCCGTAGCCGGCGGAGACGGCGGCGTCGGCGGCCGCGTCGATGTCGGCATCGGGCAGCACGACCATGTGGTTCTTGGCTCCTCCGAGGGCCTGGACGCGCTTCCCGTGCCGGGTGGCCGTCTCGTAGATGTGGCGGGCCACGGGTGTGCTGCCGACGAACGACACCGCCGCGATCCCCGGGTCCGCCAGTATCGCCTCGACCGCCTCCCGGTCGCCCTGCACGACGTTGAAGACCCCATCGGGGATGCCGGCCTCCTGGACGAGCTCGGCCAGCCGCACGGACGCTGACGGATCCTTCTCCGACGGCTTGAGGATGAAGCTGTTGCCACAGGCGATGGCGTTGGCCGCCATCCACAGCGGAACCATGACCGGGAAGTTGAACGGCGTGATACCGGCCACCACACCCAAGGGCTGAAGGACCGTATGCACGTCGACGCCCGTCGATACCTCACTCGAGTGACCGCCCTTCAACAGGTGGGGGATGCCGCAGGCGAACTCGACATTCTCGAGACCCCGGGCCACCTCTCCCGCGGCGTCGCTCAGAACCTTCCCGTGCTCGGCAGTGACCAGCGCCGCCAGCTCGCTCCGGTTGGCGTCGAGCAGCTCGCGCAGCCGGAACATGGCCGCCGCCCGGGCTGTCAGAGGCACGGCGCGCCACTCGACGGCCGCCGCCGCCGCCGTTGCCACCGCGGCACCCACCTCGCGGGCGGAGGCGAAGCGGACCTCGGCCGCCTTTACCCCCGCGGCCGGGTCGTAGACCGGACCGGAGCGACCCGAGCCGCCCGGGACCTCCTTGCCGCCGATCCAGTGGTTGATGGTCTTCATGGGCGTCGATCCTGCCAAACGGACGGCCTCCGGGTCGGCCCGGCACCGGGCGGCGCACGGGTACGGTCCCCCGGTATGCGCCTGGGGGTGGTGATCCTGCCGGAGCAGCCGTGGGAGCAGGCGGCGGAGCTGTGGCGGGCGGCGGAGGAGATGGGTTTCTCGCACGCCTGGACCTACGACCACCTGGCGTGGGCGGGGCTGCGCGACGAGCCCTGGTTCGGCGCCGTACCGGTGCTGACCGCCGCCGCCACGGTCACCTCCCGGATCCGATTGGGTCCTCTGGTCGCCTCGCCGAACTTCCGCCATCCGGTGTCGTTGGCCCGGGAGGTCCTCGCCGTCGACGACATCTCCGCCGGACGCCTCACCCTGGGCATCGGGGCGGGTGGGCTGGGATGGGACGCCGCCATCCTCGGCGGTCCGGCCTGGAATCTCGACGAGCGCCTCTCGCGATTCGAGGAGTTCGTGACCCTGCTCGACCGCGTCCTCGTCGAGCGGGAGACCAGCTTCCAGGGCCGTTACTACCGGGTCGAGGAGGCCCGGTCGTACCCCGGGTGCCGGCAACGCCCCCGCGTCCCCTTCGCCCTGGCGGGCACCGGCCCCCGGGGCATGCGCACCGTCGCCCGCTTCGGCCAGGCCTGGGTGACCACCGGACCCCGGGGAGTCGACCGCCCCCTCGGCGCGACCGCCGGCGCCCGGGTGGTCGGAGAGCAACTGGCTCTCCTCGCCTCGGCCTGCGAGGAGGTCGGCCGGCCGGAGGGGGTGCCGGAGAGGGTGGTCCTGGCCGGCCCCGGGCTGGATCAGGGCCTGGCGTCACCCCAGCAGCTGACCGACACCCTGGGCACCTACGCCGCCGTCGGCGTCACCGACTTCGTCGTCCACTGGCCCCGCTCCTCTGAGCCCTACCGCGGCGACCGAGACCACTTCGAGAGGGTGATCAGCTCCGTTTCCTCCGGGAGCTGAGCCGGCGTCGGCCGGTACCGCACCGGCGGTGAGGCGGACAACGGAGAGCGAAAAGCCCTCGGGAGCGCAATCTCTTCGTCCGTTTGGGTCGTACCGATGGCCACGATGCGAACGGCGAGGCCTCCATCTCAGATCGCGCTGTGACGCGGCCGGCCCGAGAGCGTTGGCAAGGTGATGGCCCGGCGCGCCCTGACATCCGGCCTCTGGTCGACGCCGCCCGAGAGGGGGACGCGGCGGCCTGGGAGGAGCTCTACGTGTGCCTCTATCCGCGCCTTCTCGGGTATGCCCGCCGGGAGCTCGATCATGAGTCGGCCCGGGATGCCGTCTCCGAGGCGATGGTGCGGGCGGCCACGGCTCTGTCCCGGTTCTCCTGGAGGGGCGCCGGATTCGAGGCATGGGTGTTCCGGATACTGCGGCACGTCCTCGTCGACGTGCACCGCGGAAGTGGTCGTCAGCGGCGCCTCGAGGCCAGGAGCCACCGCGAGGTCCCGGGGCCGGAGGCGGACGACGCTCTCATCGCCGACGAGGAGGCGCGCCTGGTCCGCAGCGCCTTCGCCAGTCTGGGCCCGGCGGACCAGGAGCTGCTCCATCTGCGTGTCGTGGCCGGTCTGAGCGCCGAAGAGGTGGGCCACATCCTCGGCAAGCGCCCGGGGGCCGTGCGCATGGCCCAGTCCCGCTCTCTCGAGCGGCTGCGGGCGGCGCTGGGGGAAGAGGGGCAGTGGGCGTGAACGACCTGTCCGATCGGGAGCTCACCGGGCTGCTGCGGGGTTCCCTGGCCGAGCCGGCGGGGTCTCCGACTCCGGGAGAGCTGGTGGCGCTGCGAAGCAGCTATGCCGAGTCGCGCCGGACCCGGCGCGGCGTGAGGTGGCAGCTGCTGCGACCGGTCCCGGTCTTCGCCGCCGCCGTCATCGGACTCGGCACCTCGACGGCCGCCGCGGCCGCCGCCGGCGTCGCCTTGCCGGCACCGATCCGGGCGGCAGCCGTGGCCGTCGGTCTGCCCGTCGACGACTCCGCCGTAGCCGCGGCCCGGTCGCAGATGGACGATCTGCGCCGGGCGCTGGAGCAGCGGGACGCCCGGGAGCTCTCCACTGGCTCGGTGGCTCTGCGCGGGGACCTGGCCCACATGCCGGCGGACGACCGGGCTGAGTTGTCGGGGAGCGCCACGGCGCTTCTGGCGGGCGCAGAGCGGGAGTTGAGGGCACCCTCCGAGGGAAGGGCGGGAGGTGCGGGGACCGGGTCTCCGTCCGCCGGTCACGAGCGCCCCAAGGGAGACCTGTCCGGTTCCGGCGGGCGCGACTCCGGATCGGTTTCAGGTGATGGAGATCGCAGCGGTGGAGGCGACGGAGGCGGGTCGGTGCGCGGGGGCGGTGGGTCGGACGGGTCGGCTCCTTCCGGGTCGGACGGGTCGGACGGGTCGGACGGGTCGGATAACGGGACCGGCAACGGTGTCCCGACCGGCTCCGACGGCGGGAACTCGTCGAGCTCGACGGCCACAACCACCGTGTCGTCGTCGGGCGGTCCAGGCGGATCGCAGACGGGTGGCGCCGACGGTGGATCAGGAGGATCCGACGGCGGATCGAGCGGCGTGTCCACCAGCGGATCGGACGGCGGATCGGGTGGGGTGTCCACCGACGGAGGATCGGGCAGCACCGACGGGGGCGGGTCCGGAGGCGGGAGCGGCTCGACGAGCGGTTCGGACGGTGGCAGCTCGGACGGTTCTTCCGGAGGATGAAGCCCGGAGTCGTGACGCGCAGCTGTCGGCGTCGTTAGCACTACGACATCACTCCTGAAAGGGGATCGTCTTGAGACTTCGCACTGCATCGGCCGCCGCCGCAGCCGTTCTCGGCCTGGCCGTCACGGCACCCGTGGCGGCTCTGGCCGACTCCTCACCCAGCGCCGCGCCCACCGTGACGCAGAGCCCGTCGACCTTCACGGTCGACCTCCCCGGCGTGGGGAGCCTCACCTTCACCGTCGATCCCGCCACCGGGGCGCTGTCCAACCTCGTGGCGACGGCCGACAGCGGGTTCACCGCCGGAACGCCGCAGCTGACGGACGAGGGAGTCCAGGTCAGCTTCACCAACGCGTCGGGAGCACCGACGGTGCTCCAGGCCGAGGTGGAGAGGGAGGACGGCACGGTCAAGGTGAAGCCCGAGGTCGACAACGACAACGACCACGACGGCGCCGTCACCCCCGCCAATGCCACCGGGAAGGACGCCGACGAGACGGCAACCGACGATGACTCCCAGGACGCCGCCGAGCAGGCCGCACCCGCCAGGGCGGACGAGGCCAACGAGAACGAGGCCAACGACAATGAGGCCAACGAGACCCAGGCCAACCAGAACCAGGCCGACGACGGGGGCCACGACGGGCAGCCGGCCCCTGCGCCGGCCATGACCACCGGGACGGGGTCACAGACGACGACGGTCAGCTCGTCCGACGGTGACGGTTCGGGAGGACGCGACGGCGGGTCGGCCACCAACGACGGGTCCGGTGACGGGCACGACGGCTCGGGCGGCCACGACGGCGGCAGCTCCGGTGATGGTGGGAGCGGGAGCTGACCCGGACCACCCCCTCGACAGAGGAGAGAGCGGCCGGCGCCAAATGGCGCCGGCCGTTCAGCCATGTAGCCGTCCTCGGCGCCGCGGCAATCGGAGCGGCGGCGTGTGGTTCCGGAAGTCCAGCGGCGGCGACGCACCCGGCCGCAGGTGGAGCGTCGCCGGAGACGGAGCTGCGCGCCGCGGCGCGTGCCATGCAGTCCGCGCCCAGCTACGTGTTCTCGGGAGACGTGGCGGTCGGAGCGAGCAGTGTCCGCATCAGCGGCCGGTTCCAGGCGCCGAACCGCATCGCCGAGACGATCCAGGTCCCGGGGCGCGCCACCGTCGACGCGGTGCTGGTCGGACCCACCACCTTCGTGCGCGATCCGGCGTCGGGAGCGTGGCAGCGGACGACGGGCACGGGGGCCGGCGCCGATCCGAGAGCCGCCTTCTCGGTCCTCCTGCAGGCGTCGGTGGTGAGCCGGTCGGGCGGCACCTACCAGCTCTCCGTCCCGGCCGGGGCGGCGGCACACCTGCTCGACGCGTCGGTGCCCACCGGCCCGGCCGCCGCATCCGCCCGGCTGAGCGGGACCGAGATCCTCCATCTGGAGGTGCGGTTCCCGAGCCGGAACCCACCGCTCACGATGGCGCTCGACTACAGCTCGATCGGCGTGGCGCCGCCGGTCACGGTGCCCCCTGTCACCTGAGGCGGTCAGCTCTCCCGGTACGCCGCCTCGAAGAAAGATGACAGGGCAAAGGCCGACAGGCCCGCGGCAACCAGCGCCAGCACGGGGCGGCCGGACCAGTGGCCGCGCAGCAGCCGTAGGGCCCCGTCGAGATCCTTGGCATCGTGAGCGCTGCCGGTCACGGCGGCCATGACGAAGCTGGCTCCCACGGCGGCGAAGACCAGACCCCGCACGACGTGGCCCGCCGTCTCGACCACCCGCACGACCGGCACGATCGGCTTGGGCAGGGCGTCGCGGTCCAGGTAGGTCTCGAAACGCTGGAGGACCGCCCACACCATCAGGCCCAGGCCCCCGCCGGCCGCGGCCAGGCCGGCGACGGCCAGGAGCACCCGCCCGCCGGGGTGGGCCAGGGCCGTGCGGGACAGCGACGAGGCGCCCTCCGACTGCGACCCCCCGCCGACGAGGAGAGCCACCGCCTGTCCCGTCAGACCGAGATACGCCACCCCGATCAAGGCCCACCCCGCTCTCTTGGCGGCATCGGCCGGAGCGGAAGCGTCCCGGTCCCCGGCGGCGGCCTGGAGGAAGCGCCAGGCGGCGTACGCCAACAGGCCCACGGCCAGGAGGCCGAGGAGCTCGACCCCTCCCGGCTGGCGCCGCAGCTCCTCCAGCGCGCCCTGGGTGTCGGCCGGCTTGCCCCGGGCCCCGGATGCGGCGATGTCAGCGGCGAGGTAGGCCAGCAGCAGATACACGGCGCCCCGCGCCGCGACGGTGGTCCGTGCCAGCCGGGCGACCAGCGGACGCGACTTGGCCCGGCGGGCCCGGCGCTGGGTGCGGCGGGCGGCGCCCGCCCCCCGGGCGGAGGCGGTACGGCCCGCCTTCCGGGCCTGGCGCTTCGCTGTGGTCGTCGCCGGCGTTGGTGCGTCCTCCTCGTCGACCCGACCATTCCCTGCGGCGACCCTGCCCATCCGGACCGCGTGCGTCGGGGCACCCGCGTCTGGCGGACGCGCGGGGACAGGTGTTTGACTGGCTTCGAGCAGGGGAGCCCGGCGGCACCGGGCTGAGAGGTCGGCTGGGTGGCCGACGACCCGTTGAACCTGATCCGGGTAATCCCGGCGGAGGGAGCGTGGAGGTGCCAGAGCGGAGGGGACCCGGCGGGCAACCGCCCGTGGCGCTAACCATCGCCGGCTCCGACTCGGGGGGCGGGGCCGGGCTCCAGGCGGACCTGAAGGCCTTTGCCGCCAACGGGGTGTTCGGGGCGTCGGTGGTCACGGCGGTGACGGCCCAGAACACCCGGAAGGTGGCGGCCGTCGTGGCCATGGAGCCGGATTTCGTCGAGGCCCAGCTCGACGCCGTGCTGTCGGATCTGCCGGTCGCGGCGGTGAAGACGGGCATGCTGGCCACGGCCGGCATCGTGCGGGCGGTCGGCCGGCGCGCCCGGGCCGGCGAGCTCCCCAATCTGGTGGTGGACCCGGTGATGGTGGCGTCCAGCGGGGACCGGCTCCTCGACGAGGACGCCGTGGACGCCTACCGGGAGGAGCTGTTCCCGGCGGCGTTGCTCATCACCCCCAACCTGCGGGAGGCCGGGCTCCTGGTGGGGCGTGCGCTGGCCGGGCCGGACGACATGGAGCGGGCCGCCCGGCAGCTGGGCGAGGCCGGTCCCGCCTACGTGCTGGTCAAGGGCGGCCATCTTTCGGGTGACGCCGTGGACGTGCTGTACGACGGCCGGACGTGCACGGAGTTGCGCGCCACGCGGGTGCAGACCGCCAACGTCCATGGGACCGGCTGCACCCTTGCCGCCACCGTGGCCGCCGGCCTGGCCCGGGGGCGCGACGTCCCCACCGCGGTGAGCGAGGCCAAGAGCTTCGTCACCGGGGCCATCCAGGGCTCGGCCGGGTGGCACCTGGGCGAGGGCCACGGTCCGTTGGACCATTTCGGCTGGGGCCCCCGCACCTCGTGAGCGCCGCCCCGGCCTCCGTGGTCGACGACGGGACCATCGGCATCGAACCGGCGCCGGCCGGGCTCCGCCGGCTGTCCGGCGTCGATCTCACCGTGCTGTGGGGGGACCTGGCCGTCGGCGTCCTCGTGCTGGCCGCCGGCGCCCTGCTGGTTGCTCCCGCCAGCGCCTCCGGACTGGGGATGGACCCGCGGCGGGCCCTCTGGGCCATCCTCATCGGATCGGCCGCCGGCTCGCTGCTCCTGGCGTCGGTCGGCGTCCTCGGCCACGACCGCGGCGTGCCCACCATGGCGCTGCTGCGCCCGGTCCTCGGGCGCTACGGGAGCTGGCTCGCATCCGGCGTGAACGTGGCCCAGCTCCTGGGCTGGACGGCCTTCGAGTTCTGGGCCATGGCGCAGTTCGCCAGCCGGGTGTCGCGCACGGTGTTCGGCTTCTCGGGCTTCTACCTGTGGCTGGCGGTGATGGCCGGGACCTGCACCGGCCTGGCGCTCCTCGGCCCGATCCGGTTCGTGCGGGTGTGGTTGAAGCGCGCCGGGGTCTGGATCGTCCTCGGGCTGTGCGGCTATCTGACCGTCTACCTCCTCGTGAAGCACCCGGTCGGCGGCCTGCTCTCCCGCCCCCGGAGGGGAGCGCCGCTGCTGGTGGGCGTCGACCTCGTCATCTCCCAGCCGGTGTCGTGGCTCCCCCTCGTGGCGGACTACACCCGCTTCTCGTCCGGCCGCCGCCAGGCGCTCGGGGGCACCTGGGCCGGATACGCCCTCGGCAACACCTGGTTCTACGGCCTCGGCGCCCTGCTGGTGTTGTCGGCCCGGCTGTCCGACGCCTCCCCCGCCGGCATCGCCGCATCGGTCCTCGGCCTCTCGGCCAGCGTCGCCACCGGGGTCGTGGTACTCGTCGCACTTCTGGGTGGGGAGACGCACGAGGCCTTCGCCGACATCTATTCCGCCGCCATGTCCGCCCGCAACATCGGCCCCCGCCTCAACCATCGCTGGAGCGTGCTGGTCGTGGCGGCCATCGGCACCACCGTGGCCGCCCTCGTGACCCTGGGGAGCTACGAGGCCTTCCTGTTCCTGTTGGGGTCGGTCTTCGTCCCCCTGTTCGCCGTCCTGCTGGCCGACTGGGCGCGCTCGGCACGGGACCGCACCGCGTCCGGACCGGAGGAGGAGACGAGGTGGCGCCCGACCATGCTGGGCGCCTGGCTGCTCGGGATCGCCTTCTACCACTGGCTGCTTCCGGCCGGCACCATGCC
This region includes:
- a CDS encoding alpha/beta hydrolase, whose protein sequence is MQSVEVDDDSVVLELSVSLRAEGARPAAPQHIYQVFTVDDAQIVDVRAIPTTPAPGPGRERHRSTRQATGVGSGVVQDTRVMDLSDGRELAWLELGDPAGKPVLGFHGTPGSRFQLVVDEQPVRMAGVRLISVDRPGYGHSTYKPGRTLAEWPDDVRELADHLGIERFGVVGISGGGPHSLACAALMPDRVAVAGVLSGVSPLAAPGAEEGMMRANVLITKMGRRSTWPLEAVFGLMTRVQRRWPESTLRMMTKQMPGPDAEIVSRPEVRHMFLQEARRAAATSAKASAQDFQVFSRDWGFRLEEIRVPVHLWQGDADRNVPAAHARLLAAAIPGADLHEIEGGGHLATLDRSGEIFSTLAALI
- a CDS encoding amidohydrolase family protein, which translates into the protein MATRATWLEDVRVVDADTHMTERHDLWTSRAPAAYKDRVPHVEQVDGQPNWVVDGTVLKFAGGGGVVDPEGGKSPFVESLEWPIELVHPGAWNAKDRLEVMDQCGIHAQVIFPNTIGLGGQDLSSGVIDPVLRQMCIEIYNDAMADMQAESGNRFLPMPVMPAWDVGACVKEAERVAGLGMRGVNMTSDPQDLGAPDLANPAWDPFWQACDALHLPVHFHIGASHTAMTFYGNYFWESQHEYVKPAVGGSMLFINNARVVINIIFSGLLDRHPGLKLVSVESGIGWVPFILETMDYELEENAPEQFRQLKRKPSEYFAEHWYATFWFERAQGDVQGLVDKVGEDNILFETDFPHPTCLYPDPLGYVAEKMATLRPSSARKIMGDNAAKLYRL
- a CDS encoding MDR family MFS transporter; this encodes MQLRLPASNQNVAAVFGALLLAQILSGLDTIILVTALPTIVGDLGGLKDLSWVITIYLLTSTAVAPLAGKLSDMMGRKALFQLSLVVFLVGSALSGQSRSLLELILFRGIQGIGGGGLGVLGRTIVADIVPGRQLGRLQGILTSSFAISSVAGPLVGGLLVDHASWRWIFYINMPIGILALVVVGVTLDLPRNPRRVQVDYAGSVLMTASMSCLLLATTWAGIRFGWGSAPIVGLLAGGCALAAAFVLVEARTGEAVLPVHLFRNRVFAVASASGLVLGMAMFGPWTVMPIFLQVVTGASATNSGVLLLPLLISFTVSSVATGFLITRYGRYRVFPIAGTALMVVGLTLYTRMGISTSRLEASVYMLVVGVGIGLMLEVLTIAVQNSIHPRDLGAATAGVGLFNSLGGAFGTAVYLSILNGAMAHWLPRLVPRSVHLAAGVLQGSPTGIRALAPGVRHGVVEAFARSLHTVFVWVVPLGVVGLLMVIFLPEVPLREQSASELLAAEGAGIDGLHPDTRSA
- a CDS encoding alpha/beta hydrolase, translating into MPVARVDGLSIAYEVIGDAGQPWVITPGGRFSKDYPGVREMAQALAEHGRQVVIWDRPNCGASDICVTGASESDVQADALAGLLRQLGLAPAVVIGGSGGSRVSLLAGARHPEVASGLAVWWISGGPFGLMSLGVHYCGNSIATAWQKGMEAVVDLPEWQEVIERNPGNRQRLLEQDPREFIATLERWMLVYYPRPDEVVPGLAKSAAGGIAVPTLVFRSGTTDVHHTRATSEAVAAAVPTAQLVEPPWGDNEWNERGASGDSLFIRWPLLVPQLLEWADRAVPG